In Arthrobacter sp. B3I4, the following proteins share a genomic window:
- a CDS encoding sensor histidine kinase — MNDSGSGEERETTDAAVILRVLRVSLHVGFAALLLVALVRLLARGISGTDWLVLGLALCLAGVYLAGTVLEKRHSVRPERFDPRPGSAWWLGTVCLIWVLLVWASADFVWLAFPLFFLQLHVLPRGMALGAIAASTLLVIAVLWFHNDGPGGHPLELPTVLGPVFGAVFAVVTGLAYRALYLEAENQRLAADELRRTRAELASSQHEAGILAERTRLGREIHDTLAQGFSSIVLMGRSAEQALDAGDPAMAAVRLRTVQETAAANLAEARNFVRGLQSPELEQNSLVNSLRRLCAQTETEAAARCTTLRCRLETDGTPAELPNPYSTTLLRAAQASLANVWTHAHAAAAVVTLSFLGTEVAMDIFDDGVGFDPLGVSDRPDGSGYGLRSLRERVAALSGTLDVESAPGEGTVVAIRLPLPGGILPAGPSRVPGKDGQ; from the coding sequence ATGAACGACAGCGGCAGCGGGGAGGAGCGCGAGACCACCGATGCCGCCGTAATCCTTCGGGTTCTGCGCGTCAGCCTGCACGTGGGCTTCGCCGCCCTGCTACTTGTGGCGCTGGTCCGGCTGCTGGCCCGCGGGATCTCCGGAACGGACTGGCTGGTGCTCGGCCTGGCCCTCTGCCTCGCGGGCGTCTATCTGGCCGGCACGGTGCTGGAGAAACGCCATTCCGTCCGCCCGGAGCGCTTCGACCCGCGGCCCGGTTCGGCGTGGTGGCTCGGAACGGTATGCCTGATCTGGGTGCTGCTGGTCTGGGCCAGTGCGGACTTCGTTTGGCTGGCCTTCCCACTGTTCTTCCTGCAACTGCATGTCCTGCCCAGGGGCATGGCGCTGGGCGCGATCGCGGCCAGCACACTGCTGGTGATCGCTGTGCTGTGGTTCCATAACGACGGCCCGGGCGGGCACCCCCTGGAGCTGCCCACGGTGCTGGGCCCGGTTTTCGGTGCGGTGTTCGCCGTCGTCACCGGCCTGGCGTACCGCGCGCTTTATCTGGAGGCGGAAAACCAGCGGCTGGCGGCGGATGAGCTGCGGCGCACCCGCGCCGAACTGGCCAGCAGCCAGCACGAGGCCGGCATCCTGGCGGAGCGGACCCGGCTGGGGCGGGAAATCCATGACACCCTCGCCCAGGGCTTTTCCAGCATTGTTTTGATGGGACGCTCCGCGGAGCAGGCGCTGGACGCCGGGGACCCCGCCATGGCAGCGGTCCGGCTCCGGACCGTTCAGGAAACCGCAGCCGCCAACCTCGCCGAAGCCCGCAATTTCGTCCGCGGCCTCCAGTCGCCCGAACTGGAACAAAACTCTCTGGTGAACAGCCTGCGCAGGCTGTGTGCCCAGACCGAAACGGAGGCGGCCGCCCGGTGTACCACGCTGCGCTGCCGCCTGGAAACCGACGGAACCCCGGCCGAACTGCCCAACCCCTACAGCACCACCCTGCTCCGTGCCGCCCAAGCCAGTCTTGCCAACGTTTGGACCCACGCACACGCTGCCGCCGCCGTCGTGACCCTGTCATTCCTGGGAACGGAGGTGGCGATGGACATCTTCGACGACGGCGTCGGTTTCGATCCCTTGGGAGTGTCGGACCGGCCGGATGGATCCGGGTACGGGCTGAGGTCCTTGCGGGAGCGGGTTGCAGCACTTTCCGGGACCCTCGACGTCGAGTCAGCGCCCGGTGAGGGGACCGTGGTGGCCATCCGGCTGCCGCTTCCGGGCGGCATCCTTCCGGCCGGACCATCCCGTGTGCCGGGGAAGGACGGGCAATGA
- a CDS encoding response regulator transcription factor, translated as MKEIRVLLVDDHPVVRAGLRAMLTDFEGIVVAAEVADGAAALSALTRLHTLAEPVDVVLMDLQMGAGMDGVTATGRIMAGEGGSPPPPVLILTTFDSDADILAAVEAGASGYMLKDAPPEQIREAVLAAAAGQTALAPEVAARLLGRIRNPEPALSAREIQLLELLATGLGNRAIARELFISEATVKTHLVHIYSKLGVDSRTAAIAAATQRRIIRRT; from the coding sequence ATGAAGGAGATCCGCGTGCTCCTCGTGGATGACCACCCCGTCGTCCGGGCCGGTCTGCGGGCCATGCTCACCGACTTCGAGGGCATCGTCGTCGCCGCGGAAGTCGCGGACGGCGCCGCCGCACTGTCGGCGCTGACGCGGCTGCACACCCTGGCCGAACCGGTCGACGTCGTCCTGATGGATCTCCAAATGGGCGCCGGCATGGACGGGGTCACTGCGACGGGGCGGATTATGGCCGGTGAGGGGGGAAGCCCGCCGCCGCCGGTGCTGATCCTCACCACCTTCGACTCTGACGCGGATATCCTCGCCGCAGTCGAGGCCGGGGCCAGCGGCTACATGCTCAAGGATGCGCCGCCCGAACAGATCCGCGAGGCGGTCCTGGCCGCCGCCGCCGGCCAGACGGCGCTGGCCCCGGAAGTCGCGGCCCGGCTGCTGGGGCGGATCCGCAATCCCGAGCCGGCGCTTTCGGCCCGGGAGATCCAACTGCTCGAACTGCTGGCCACCGGGCTGGGGAACCGCGCCATCGCCAGGGAGTTGTTCATTTCCGAGGCAACCGTCAAGACGCACTTGGTGCACATTTATTCCAAGCTCGGCGTCGACAGCCGCACCGCTGCCATCGCTGCGGCGACGCAGCGCAGGATCATCCGGCGAACGTAG
- a CDS encoding ABC transporter permease gives MFLAIRDIRFAKGRFALMGSVVALITLLLVMLSGLTAGLGNQSTSALADLPADQVVFGAPAGGSPKASFTESEVTREQLADWSGRDGVSRAEPLGISQGRLQALEAGGVPAGTANVAVFGVAAGSGVAPAPTAEGTVVVGAELAKELQLSVGSRVSVGGTELAVSAVVPEQWYSHTGVVWTTVGDWRRLAHLAGTDAIATVLAVSFDGSVDVAAANKAAGTVSTTREGSFQALGSYRSENGSLLLMQAFLYGISALVIVAFLTVWTVQRTRDIAVLKAMGGSSAYVLKDALVQAAVVLVAGAAAGGAAGVLAGIPASQAAPFLITPLTTLLPVTGIVVLGLAGAALAIRGITRVDPLLALGGN, from the coding sequence ATGTTTCTCGCCATCCGTGACATCCGCTTCGCCAAGGGCCGCTTCGCCCTGATGGGAAGCGTGGTCGCGCTCATTACGCTGCTGCTCGTGATGCTCTCCGGGCTCACCGCAGGACTCGGCAACCAGTCAACGTCCGCCCTAGCGGACCTTCCCGCCGATCAAGTCGTGTTCGGCGCGCCAGCCGGCGGCAGCCCCAAGGCATCATTCACGGAATCTGAGGTGACCCGGGAACAGCTGGCCGATTGGTCCGGCCGTGACGGCGTCAGCCGGGCAGAACCGCTGGGCATCAGCCAGGGCCGCCTGCAGGCCCTCGAAGCCGGCGGTGTTCCCGCCGGAACCGCCAATGTGGCGGTGTTCGGCGTGGCGGCGGGTTCCGGCGTCGCTCCTGCCCCCACGGCAGAGGGCACGGTGGTGGTCGGTGCCGAGCTCGCCAAGGAACTCCAGCTCTCTGTCGGCAGCCGCGTGTCGGTGGGCGGTACGGAATTGGCGGTATCGGCTGTCGTTCCCGAGCAGTGGTACTCGCACACCGGCGTCGTGTGGACCACAGTGGGGGACTGGCGCCGGTTGGCCCACCTTGCGGGAACGGATGCGATCGCGACCGTGCTCGCGGTCAGTTTCGACGGCAGTGTCGACGTCGCGGCGGCGAACAAAGCTGCCGGCACGGTCAGCACCACCCGTGAAGGATCCTTCCAGGCCCTTGGCTCCTACCGCAGTGAAAACGGTTCGTTGTTGCTGATGCAGGCCTTTCTTTACGGAATTTCCGCGCTCGTCATCGTTGCGTTCCTGACCGTCTGGACCGTGCAACGCACCCGGGACATCGCGGTGTTGAAAGCCATGGGCGGTTCATCGGCTTACGTGCTTAAGGACGCCCTGGTGCAGGCGGCTGTGGTCCTGGTCGCTGGGGCCGCCGCGGGCGGAGCCGCCGGTGTGCTGGCCGGAATCCCGGCCTCCCAGGCCGCGCCGTTCCTCATCACCCCACTGACCACGTTGCTGCCCGTTACCGGAATCGTCGTCCTCGGCCTGGCCGGAGCGGCGCTGGCGATCCGGGGCATCACGCGCGTCGATCCGCTGCTGGCCCTCGGCGGTAACTGA
- a CDS encoding NAD(P)/FAD-dependent oxidoreductase — MPDVAVVGSGPNGLAAAVTMARAGLAVHVYETADSAGGGLRTSELIEPGYLHDVCSAVHPMALASPFFRDFQLSRRVRLQVPELSHGVPLDGGRAALGYRSLDRTAAALGRDGEAYRRLMQPLVDRVEGVADVALNQLFRIPRQPFAAAVFGLRTLEQGSPLWDIRFREELAPALLTGVAAHAVAPLPTLPAAGAGLLLGALGHAGGWPIPIGGSAAIAGAMVADIEAHGGVVETGTRIGSLAELPAVRATLLDVAPTGLLRIADGRLPPGYRRALESFGFGNAACKVDFILSGPVPWAAPELADAGTIHVGGTRAETAEAEHLVAAGRHPERPYVLVSQPSRFDPGRAPAGRCILWTYCHVPAGSTVDMGDAVMDQLERFAPGFRDLVTGVKVTTAAELAAYNENYVGGDFGAGAMDLRGLIRRPVLSPVPWRTPLSGVYLCSSSTPPGPGVTGMPGFHAARYALKDMFGMRVPDLGI, encoded by the coding sequence ATGCCTGATGTCGCAGTAGTAGGTTCCGGCCCCAACGGGCTCGCAGCAGCGGTGACGATGGCGCGTGCCGGCCTTGCGGTGCACGTCTACGAAACGGCCGACTCGGCGGGCGGCGGCCTCCGGACCTCGGAACTGATCGAGCCTGGATATCTCCACGACGTGTGCTCGGCGGTCCACCCGATGGCACTCGCTTCCCCGTTCTTCCGCGACTTCCAGCTGTCCCGCCGGGTCCGGCTGCAGGTGCCTGAGCTTTCCCACGGTGTGCCCTTGGACGGCGGCCGTGCTGCCCTGGGGTACCGCTCCCTTGACCGCACCGCAGCTGCCCTGGGCCGTGACGGTGAGGCCTACCGGCGACTGATGCAGCCTTTGGTCGACCGGGTGGAGGGCGTGGCGGACGTGGCTCTAAACCAGTTGTTCCGCATCCCCCGGCAACCGTTTGCGGCTGCCGTGTTCGGCCTGCGCACCCTTGAACAGGGGTCCCCTTTGTGGGACATAAGGTTCCGTGAAGAGCTGGCTCCGGCCCTGCTCACCGGCGTGGCCGCGCACGCCGTCGCACCCCTGCCGACACTGCCCGCGGCAGGCGCCGGACTGCTGCTCGGGGCGCTCGGGCATGCTGGCGGCTGGCCGATACCGATCGGCGGATCCGCGGCAATCGCCGGGGCGATGGTGGCGGACATCGAAGCCCATGGCGGTGTGGTCGAGACCGGGACGCGGATTGGATCCCTGGCTGAGTTGCCGGCGGTTCGCGCGACCCTGCTGGACGTCGCTCCGACGGGTCTGCTGCGGATCGCGGACGGTCGGCTTCCGCCGGGGTACCGCCGGGCGCTCGAGTCCTTCGGTTTCGGCAATGCCGCCTGCAAGGTCGACTTCATCCTCTCCGGCCCGGTGCCTTGGGCCGCTCCTGAACTCGCGGACGCCGGTACCATCCACGTCGGCGGCACCCGGGCCGAAACCGCCGAGGCGGAACACCTGGTGGCTGCGGGCCGGCACCCCGAGAGGCCCTACGTGCTCGTCTCACAGCCTTCCCGGTTCGATCCGGGCCGCGCCCCCGCCGGCCGGTGCATCCTCTGGACCTACTGCCACGTCCCGGCCGGCTCCACCGTGGACATGGGCGACGCGGTGATGGACCAACTGGAACGCTTTGCGCCCGGCTTCCGGGACCTGGTGACCGGGGTCAAGGTGACGACGGCGGCGGAACTGGCGGCCTACAACGAGAACTACGTGGGTGGCGACTTCGGTGCCGGGGCGATGGACCTGCGCGGCCTGATCCGGCGGCCCGTCCTCAGTCCCGTGCCTTGGCGGACCCCCTTGTCCGGCGTGTATCTCTGCTCCTCATCCACACCGCCCGGGCCAGGGGTGACCGGGATGCCCGGATTCCACGCCGCGAGATATGCCTTGAAGGACATGTTTGGAATGCGGGTCCCGGACCTGGGCATCTAA
- a CDS encoding penicillin-binding transpeptidase domain-containing protein, giving the protein MGKIQTLSLGLVGLLLGTVLVACDDGRAGAQDAAKQLASAVAALDVGSVPFEGKDSAAANDRLHEAFKALDPAKPTVQSGELKLDKDTATVPLDYSWKIGSGEWKYTVTAQLKKSGDKWLTVWSPGLLVPGLAEGEILGTSSQSPSRADILGAGDAKLVTYRPVVHVGIDKPRLGAADPAASATKLAGLVGVDPAAYAQQVQAAGAEGFVTAITLREDGRTISDNQIGEIPGARAIRDWLPLAPTRTFARALLGSAGEANAEQIEKSGGSLQAGDTTGTGGLQQQYDAQLRGTNGIQVFAQTAGLTAEQRQGLLNGGRRILFQVEMKVGTPLKTTLDPKLQQLAEDTLAKVGPASAIVALRPSSGAVLAAASGPGSNGYDTAMLGQYAPGSIFKIVDSLAMIRNGMTPDSKVDCPATLTVDGRTFKNAEGYPASSLGSVALRDAFAHSCNTAFINARDTVSQAQLESAATSLGVAVEAPKLGAAAFLGSVPGEAAGTEHAASMIGQGKVLLSPLSAAVMAGSVAKGAPVSPVLVLNPNAAAAGSAAPTAGATAAPSSSAPAPAKSAGTPVTAAEAASLADMMRAVVTSGHAGFLAAVPGAPVGAKTGTAEFGKDNPPKTHAWIVAVHGDLAVAVFVEDGGLGATTSGPLLKEFLTAAG; this is encoded by the coding sequence ATGGGGAAAATTCAAACGCTTTCACTTGGCCTGGTGGGCCTCCTTCTCGGCACCGTGCTCGTGGCCTGCGACGACGGACGGGCCGGCGCGCAGGATGCCGCGAAGCAGCTCGCGTCTGCGGTTGCCGCGCTCGACGTCGGATCCGTCCCGTTCGAGGGCAAGGACTCCGCGGCCGCGAACGACCGGCTGCACGAAGCCTTCAAAGCGCTGGACCCGGCCAAGCCGACGGTGCAGAGCGGAGAGCTCAAGCTGGACAAGGACACCGCCACGGTCCCGCTGGACTACAGCTGGAAGATCGGCTCCGGTGAGTGGAAGTACACGGTGACCGCCCAACTGAAGAAGTCGGGTGACAAGTGGTTGACGGTGTGGAGCCCGGGGCTGCTGGTGCCGGGACTGGCCGAGGGTGAAATCCTCGGCACCTCATCTCAGTCCCCGTCGCGGGCCGACATCCTGGGTGCCGGTGACGCCAAGCTGGTCACTTACCGTCCGGTGGTCCACGTTGGCATCGATAAGCCCCGGCTGGGGGCGGCCGATCCGGCAGCGTCCGCGACGAAGCTGGCCGGGCTGGTGGGTGTGGACCCTGCAGCCTATGCCCAGCAGGTGCAGGCAGCCGGTGCCGAGGGGTTTGTCACCGCCATCACGCTGCGCGAGGACGGCCGGACCATCTCCGATAACCAGATCGGCGAGATTCCCGGCGCCCGGGCCATCCGCGACTGGCTTCCGCTTGCCCCAACCCGCACCTTCGCCCGAGCCCTGCTGGGCAGCGCAGGGGAGGCGAATGCCGAACAAATCGAGAAATCCGGCGGCTCGCTCCAGGCCGGGGACACCACGGGAACCGGCGGCCTGCAGCAGCAATACGACGCGCAGCTGCGCGGCACGAACGGCATCCAGGTCTTCGCGCAGACCGCGGGGCTTACCGCGGAACAGCGCCAGGGACTGCTCAACGGTGGCCGCCGGATCCTCTTCCAGGTTGAGATGAAGGTGGGCACCCCCTTGAAGACCACCCTGGACCCGAAGCTTCAGCAGCTGGCTGAGGACACCCTGGCCAAAGTGGGCCCGGCATCGGCCATCGTGGCACTCCGGCCCTCCAGCGGCGCGGTGCTGGCCGCCGCGTCCGGCCCGGGAAGCAACGGCTATGACACCGCCATGCTGGGCCAGTACGCGCCCGGATCCATTTTCAAAATCGTCGATTCCCTGGCGATGATCCGCAACGGCATGACCCCCGACTCGAAGGTGGACTGCCCGGCCACCCTGACCGTGGACGGCCGGACCTTTAAGAACGCCGAGGGCTACCCCGCGTCGTCCCTCGGCTCGGTGGCGCTGCGGGACGCCTTCGCGCACTCCTGCAACACCGCGTTCATCAATGCGCGGGACACCGTCAGCCAGGCGCAGCTGGAGTCGGCCGCCACATCCTTGGGCGTCGCCGTGGAGGCCCCCAAGCTGGGCGCCGCGGCGTTCCTCGGGTCGGTTCCGGGCGAGGCCGCCGGCACCGAACACGCTGCCTCGATGATCGGCCAAGGCAAGGTGCTGCTGTCCCCGCTGTCCGCGGCCGTCATGGCGGGCTCGGTCGCGAAGGGCGCCCCGGTCTCCCCCGTGCTGGTGCTGAACCCGAACGCCGCCGCGGCGGGAAGCGCCGCACCGACCGCCGGAGCGACGGCAGCGCCGTCGTCGTCGGCTCCCGCCCCCGCCAAGTCGGCAGGCACGCCGGTGACAGCCGCGGAAGCTGCCTCCCTGGCGGACATGATGCGCGCCGTCGTCACCTCGGGCCACGCGGGGTTCCTGGCCGCCGTGCCAGGAGCACCCGTGGGCGCCAAGACCGGCACGGCCGAATTCGGCAAGGACAACCCGCCCAAGACCCATGCATGGATCGTGGCGGTGCACGGGGACCTCGCCGTCGCCGTGTTCGTGGAGGACGGCGGCCTCGGTGCCACCACCTCCGGGCCGCTGCTGAAGGAGTTCCTCACCGCCGCCGGCTGA
- a CDS encoding ABC transporter ATP-binding protein — translation MDVSLKLSNVTLEYPDGEGTLRALDDVSLELRRGDFLSLVGPSGSGKSSLLAVAATLVQPTSGSVWVAGQNAATIPEAGRTALRRDGIGIIFQQPNLLPALTATEQLVIAAHLRGEPVSEAKQKATGLLGRVGLDSVLNKRPHQLSGGQRQRVNIARALMADPAVLLVDEPTAALDQERSEEIVRLLRQVTDEFTVATLMVTHDIGLVSYTDAVATMRDGRLSAAEVLSAAR, via the coding sequence ATGGACGTCTCCCTTAAGCTCAGCAATGTCACCCTGGAGTACCCGGATGGCGAGGGAACCCTGAGGGCACTCGACGATGTCTCCCTGGAACTCCGCCGCGGTGATTTCCTCTCCCTGGTGGGGCCGTCCGGTTCCGGAAAGTCCTCGCTGCTGGCCGTCGCGGCAACGCTGGTCCAGCCTACCTCCGGGTCCGTCTGGGTGGCTGGCCAAAATGCGGCCACAATCCCGGAGGCGGGGCGGACGGCGCTGCGGCGGGACGGGATCGGCATCATCTTCCAACAGCCGAACCTGCTGCCGGCGCTTACCGCCACCGAGCAACTGGTCATCGCGGCACACCTGCGGGGGGAGCCGGTCAGCGAGGCCAAGCAGAAGGCGACCGGGCTCCTGGGGAGAGTCGGTCTTGATTCGGTGCTGAACAAGCGGCCGCACCAGCTCTCCGGCGGCCAACGCCAGCGGGTGAACATCGCGCGCGCTTTGATGGCGGATCCGGCGGTGCTGCTGGTCGATGAACCCACGGCGGCGCTGGATCAGGAGCGGAGCGAGGAGATAGTGCGGCTGCTGCGGCAGGTGACGGATGAGTTCACCGTGGCTACCCTCATGGTGACGCACGACATCGGGCTCGTTTCCTATACCGACGCCGTGGCAACCATGCGGGACGGCCGCCTTTCCGCCGCGGAAGTCCTCTCAGCAGCCCGTTAG